In a single window of the Callithrix jacchus isolate 240 chromosome 1, calJac240_pri, whole genome shotgun sequence genome:
- the METTL21C gene encoding protein-lysine methyltransferase METTL21C: MSWAERLGPCPVLSSQQAPAMDMCLSSVQQPGRQGEEPSSPGGWLEAEKKGVLQKDSTGGPLEDSSKIEQSLHSLQKFVPTDYASYTQEHYRFAGKEIVIQESIESYGAVVWPGATALCQYLEEHAEELNFQDAKILEIGAGPGLVSTVASILGAQVTATDLPDVLGNLQYNLLKNTLQCTAHLPEVKELVWGEDLEKNFPKSAFYYDYILASDVVYHHYFLDKLLTTMVYLSQPGTVLLWANKFRFSTDYEFLDKFKQVFDTTLLAEYPESSVKLFKGILKWD; the protein is encoded by the exons ATGTCTTGGGCTGAGCGCCTCGGGCCTTGTCCAGTTCTTTCCTCTCAGCAGGCTCCGGCTATGGACATGTGTCTGAGCTCCGTGCAGCAGCCTGGGCGCCAGGGGGAAGAACCGAGCTCGCCGGGTGGCTGGTTAGAGGCCGAGAAGAAGGGGGTTCTGCAGAAAGACAGCACCGGGGGACCCCTAGAAG ATTCCAGCAAGATAGAACAATCTCTTCATAGCCTCCAGAAATTTGTTCCTACAGATTACGCCAGCTACACGCAGGAGCATTATCGGTTTGCAGGAAAGGAGATTGTCATCCAGGAATCCATAGAGAGTTACGGAGCGGTGGTGTGGCCAGGG gcTACAGCTTTGTGTCAATATTTGGAGGAACATGCTGAGGAACTGAATTTCCAAGACGCAAAAATACTTGAAATTGGTGCTGGACCAGGCCTTGTTTCCACTGTGGCCAGTAttttag gAGCTCAAGTCACAGCAACGGATTTGCCTGATGTCCTGGGAAACCTTCAATACAATCTTCTAAAAAACACCCTACAATGTACAGCACATCTGCCTGAAGTGAAAGAACTGGTATGGGGTGAAGACCTAGAAAAAAACTTTCCCAAGTCAGCTTTTTACTATGATTACATCCTAGCCTCGGATGTGGTCTACCATCACTACTTCCTGGACAAGCTGCTCACCACCATGGTGTACCTTTCCCAGCCAGGGACGGTGCTGCTTTGGGCAAACAAGTTCAGATTCAGCACCGACTATGAATTTTTAGATAAATTCAAGCAAGTTTTTGACACAACACTGTTGGCTGAATATCCAGAGTCATCAGTCAAACTTTTTAAGGGGATACTAAAATGGGACTAA